A single region of the Ascaphus truei isolate aAscTru1 chromosome 6, aAscTru1.hap1, whole genome shotgun sequence genome encodes:
- the ZNF576 gene encoding zinc finger protein 576 encodes MTDGTREAPQAADIGSLDSRQCPPCHITFKDTKFKERHMKRHHPEDEQSAERVPPTPGALHNCTVCIKPFPTSQDLAHHYEQTHRRRRRLPDLSEPHTCADCGRAFPNTVSLHKHRLLHRGERPPQLSSWGKGSLRCRQCGACFTRACQLRQHHMNHRREPPPPPTPPPQPPDMGCKECCLSFETEAELHQHYIQHARGEDARK; translated from the coding sequence GATCCCTGGACTCCCGTCAGTGCCCCCCCTGCCACATCACCTTCAAGGACACAAAGTTCAAGGAGCGGCACATGAAGCGGCATCACCCTGAGGATGAGCAGTCGGCTGAGCGGGTGCCCCCCACCCCTGGCGCCCTGCACAACTGCACCGTCTGCATCAAACCCTTCCCTACCTCCCAGGATCTCGCCCACCACTACGAACAGACTCACCGCCGCCGCCGGCGGCTCCCGGACCTGAGCGAGCCACACACGTGTGCCGACTGCGGCCGCGCCTTCCCCAACACGGTCAGCTTGCATAAGCACCGTCTCCTGCACCGCGGGGAGAGGCCGCCGCAGCTCTCCTCCTGGGGCAAAGGGTCGCTCCGGTGCCGTCAGTGCGGAGCCTGCTTcaccagggcctgccagctccGGCAGCACCACATGAATCACCGGCGTGAACCGCCGCCCCCGCCAACCCCCCCACCACAGCCACCCGATATGGGGTGCAAGGAGTGCTGCCTGAGCTTCGAAACGGAGGCCGAGCTGCACCAGCATTACATCCAGCACGCCCGCGGCGAGGACGCCCGCAAGTAG